One window from the genome of Micromonospora aurantiaca ATCC 27029 encodes:
- the pepN gene encoding aminopeptidase N: MPSLTRAEATARRASITVESYDVDLDLTGDAERFRSAVTIRFRATPGAETFVDVKPRRLLAARLNGRAIDPALLAGDRLPLTGLAATNTLTVEAEMAYSNTGEGLHRFVDPADGETYLYAMSFLDDGPRIFAAFDQPDLKAPVTLTVTAPPEWTVAANGPLADRPAPGRWEFATTEPLATYFVSLIAGPWHVLRAEHDGIPLGLYCRRSLAAHLDADAEEIFTVTRQCFDRFHELFAERYPFGKYDQAFVPEFNAGAMENPGLVTIRDDYVFRSAVTDTQRELRATTIAHEMAHMWFGDLVTMSWWDDLWLNESFAEYLGTRVTAEATRFDRAWTTFASRRKAWGYTADQRPSTHPVAPEEVADAAQALLNFDGISYAKGASVLRQLVAWLGDEAFLAGLNAHFAAHRFGNATLADLLAALGTASGRDLDGWAERWLRRAQVNTLRVDTAVDADGRWTEVAIVQTAPASHPVQRPHRIGVAHHTADGPAYRFEVDLDPDADGGRTPLPELVGRPATGLVLPNAGDLTFAKIRLDPASADAVPLLLPGLDDPLARALLWAETLDAVTDGERPAGALAGLIAAALPAETEVTIVEDVLLLSRRLIDRYLGPLARDAALLRVATACGALLDSAPAGGSLQLAAVRGLIGATTDTAMLTGWLAGKDVPPGLAVDADLRWAVLRRLVVLGAAGAPEIDAEADGDRSATGAEQAAACRAALPDADAKRAAWEIVTRSTELSNRLVEATAEGFWQPEQAELTAGYVERYFTDMPGAARLRTAWVADAVTVAAYPRYAVSQPTREMAAALLARDDLTPGLRRWVTDLDDDMRRALVARTAVAAASA; the protein is encoded by the coding sequence ATGCCGAGCCTCACCCGTGCAGAGGCGACCGCGCGCCGCGCGTCGATCACCGTCGAGTCCTACGATGTGGACCTCGATCTGACCGGCGACGCCGAGCGGTTCCGCTCCGCCGTCACCATCCGGTTCCGGGCCACCCCCGGAGCCGAGACCTTCGTCGACGTCAAGCCGCGCCGACTCCTCGCCGCCCGCCTCAACGGCCGCGCCATCGACCCGGCCCTGCTGGCCGGCGACCGGCTGCCGCTGACCGGCCTGGCCGCGACGAACACGCTCACCGTCGAGGCCGAGATGGCCTACTCCAACACCGGCGAAGGGCTGCACCGTTTCGTCGACCCGGCCGACGGCGAGACCTACCTCTACGCGATGTCCTTCCTGGACGACGGGCCGCGCATCTTCGCCGCGTTCGACCAGCCCGACCTGAAGGCGCCGGTGACGCTGACGGTCACCGCGCCGCCGGAGTGGACTGTCGCCGCCAACGGGCCGCTCGCCGACCGCCCCGCGCCCGGGCGCTGGGAGTTCGCCACCACCGAGCCGCTGGCCACCTACTTCGTCTCGCTGATCGCCGGGCCCTGGCACGTGCTGCGCGCGGAGCACGACGGCATCCCGCTCGGCCTCTACTGCCGGCGTTCGCTCGCGGCCCACCTGGACGCCGACGCCGAGGAGATCTTCACCGTCACCCGGCAGTGCTTCGACCGCTTCCACGAGCTGTTCGCCGAGCGCTACCCGTTCGGCAAGTACGACCAGGCGTTCGTGCCCGAGTTCAACGCCGGCGCGATGGAGAACCCGGGCCTGGTCACGATCCGCGACGACTACGTCTTCCGCTCCGCCGTCACGGACACCCAGCGGGAGCTGCGCGCCACCACCATCGCCCACGAGATGGCGCACATGTGGTTCGGCGACCTGGTCACCATGAGCTGGTGGGACGACCTCTGGCTCAACGAGTCCTTCGCCGAATACCTGGGCACCCGGGTGACCGCCGAGGCGACCCGGTTCGACCGGGCGTGGACCACGTTCGCGAGCCGCCGCAAGGCGTGGGGCTACACCGCCGACCAGCGTCCCTCCACCCACCCGGTGGCACCGGAGGAGGTGGCCGACGCCGCCCAGGCGCTGCTCAACTTCGACGGCATCTCGTACGCCAAGGGCGCCAGCGTGCTGCGCCAGCTCGTCGCCTGGCTCGGTGACGAGGCGTTCCTGGCCGGGCTGAACGCACACTTCGCGGCGCACCGGTTCGGCAACGCCACGCTCGCCGACCTGCTGGCCGCCCTGGGTACGGCGAGCGGCCGTGACCTGGACGGCTGGGCGGAACGCTGGCTGCGCCGCGCGCAGGTGAACACGCTGCGGGTCGACACCGCTGTGGACGCCGACGGGCGGTGGACCGAGGTGGCGATCGTGCAGACCGCCCCGGCGAGCCACCCGGTGCAGCGGCCGCACCGCATCGGGGTGGCCCACCACACCGCCGACGGCCCGGCGTACCGGTTCGAGGTCGACCTCGACCCCGACGCCGACGGCGGTCGCACGCCGCTGCCGGAGCTGGTCGGGCGGCCCGCCACCGGGCTCGTGCTGCCGAACGCCGGTGACCTGACGTTCGCCAAGATCCGCCTCGACCCGGCCTCGGCGGACGCGGTGCCGCTGCTGCTGCCGGGGCTCGACGACCCGCTGGCCCGGGCGCTGCTCTGGGCCGAGACGCTGGACGCGGTCACCGACGGGGAACGGCCGGCCGGCGCGCTCGCCGGGCTGATCGCGGCGGCGCTGCCCGCCGAGACCGAGGTGACGATCGTCGAGGACGTGCTGCTGCTCAGCCGCCGGCTGATCGACCGCTACCTCGGCCCGCTCGCCCGGGACGCGGCGCTGCTGCGGGTGGCGACCGCCTGCGGGGCGCTGCTCGACTCGGCGCCCGCTGGCGGCTCCCTGCAACTGGCGGCGGTGCGGGGTCTGATCGGCGCCACCACCGACACGGCCATGCTGACCGGCTGGCTCGCCGGCAAGGACGTGCCGCCGGGGCTCGCGGTCGACGCCGACCTGCGCTGGGCGGTGCTGCGCCGGCTCGTGGTGCTCGGCGCCGCCGGTGCGCCGGAGATCGACGCCGAGGCGGACGGCGACCGCAGCGCCACCGGCGCCGAGCAGGCCGCCGCGTGCCGGGCCGCGCTGCCCGACGCCGACGCGAAACGTGCCGCCTGGGAGATCGTCACCCGCAGCACCGAGCTGTCCAACCGGCTCGTCGAGGCGACCGCCGAGGGCTTCTGGCAGCCCGAGCAGGCCGAGCTGACCGCCGGGTACGTGGAGCGCTACTTCACCGACATGCCGGGGGCGGCGCGTCTGCGTACCGCGTGGGTGGCCGACGCGGTCACGGTGGCCGCGTACCCCCGCTACGCCGTGTCGCAACCCACCCGGGAGATGGCCGCGGCGCTGCTGGCCCGCGACGACCTCACGCCCGGCCTGCGGCGATGGGTGACCGACCTGGACGACGACATGCGCCGGGCGCTCGTGGCCCGGACGGCTGTGGCCGCCGCGTCGGCCTGA
- a CDS encoding DUF397 domain-containing protein, with amino-acid sequence MGQHPKGDFDLSRAVWQRAEGDTSEGAVEVAFVDDLIGMRNSAEPDGPVLVFTQAEWDAFVAGAQDGEFDLD; translated from the coding sequence ATGGGTCAGCACCCCAAGGGCGATTTCGACCTCTCCCGGGCGGTTTGGCAGCGGGCTGAGGGCGACACCTCCGAGGGAGCGGTCGAAGTGGCCTTCGTCGACGACCTGATCGGTATGCGCAACTCCGCCGAGCCGGACGGGCCGGTGCTGGTCTTCACGCAGGCCGAGTGGGACGCGTTCGTCGCGGGCGCCCAGGACGGCGAGTTCGACCTGGACTGA
- a CDS encoding cytochrome P450, translating into MSTMPSDRSPDSTLAFLREGYRFVGDRCDRLGTDVFQTRLLLEPTICLRGREAAELFYDEERFVRRGAMPMRGQRTLTGVGGVQGLDGQAHLVRKAMFMSIMTPAAIRRLGEIFDEQWRARIPVWAQDGPVALYDEVGKILTRTVWAWAGVLLAEADVPRRTAEMHAMIEAPAALGPRHWRGRLGRRHAQRWAGDLIERVRAGAVPAPEGSALAVVAGHRDERGLPLPRRIAAVELLNVLRPTVAVDRYVVFAALALHDHPHWRDRLPGDDAATEQFVQEVRRYYPFFPVAAARVRRSFQWRGYAFPQGRRVLLDLYGTNHHPGVWPEPERFRPERFAGWRDDPFGLVPQGGGDHYTGHRCAGEWITIELMKRAVTNLTGAMSYRVPPQDLALDLGSMPALPPAGLVLDGVRPADGARPAGGVRPPR; encoded by the coding sequence ATGAGTACCATGCCGAGCGACCGGAGCCCGGACAGCACGCTGGCGTTCCTCCGGGAGGGCTACCGCTTCGTCGGCGACCGCTGCGACCGCCTCGGCACCGACGTCTTCCAGACCCGGCTGCTGCTGGAGCCGACGATCTGCCTGCGCGGCCGGGAGGCCGCCGAGCTGTTCTACGACGAGGAGCGGTTCGTCCGGCGCGGCGCCATGCCGATGCGCGGGCAGCGCACGCTCACCGGCGTCGGCGGCGTGCAGGGCCTCGACGGGCAGGCCCACCTGGTCCGCAAGGCGATGTTCATGTCGATCATGACGCCGGCCGCGATCCGCCGCCTCGGGGAGATCTTCGACGAGCAGTGGCGGGCCCGGATCCCGGTCTGGGCACAGGACGGCCCGGTGGCGCTCTACGACGAGGTGGGAAAGATCCTGACCCGTACGGTCTGGGCCTGGGCCGGGGTACTGCTGGCCGAGGCCGACGTGCCGCGCCGTACCGCCGAGATGCACGCGATGATCGAGGCGCCGGCCGCGCTGGGCCCCCGGCACTGGCGCGGACGGCTCGGCCGCCGGCACGCGCAACGCTGGGCCGGCGACCTGATCGAGCGGGTACGCGCGGGCGCGGTGCCCGCACCGGAGGGCAGCGCGCTGGCGGTCGTGGCCGGGCACCGGGACGAACGAGGGCTGCCGCTGCCCCGCCGGATCGCCGCCGTGGAACTGCTGAACGTGCTGCGCCCCACCGTCGCGGTCGACCGGTACGTGGTCTTCGCCGCGCTGGCGCTGCACGACCACCCGCACTGGCGGGACCGGCTACCAGGCGACGACGCCGCGACCGAGCAGTTCGTGCAGGAGGTACGCCGCTACTACCCGTTCTTCCCGGTCGCCGCGGCCCGGGTCCGCCGCTCGTTCCAGTGGCGGGGGTACGCGTTCCCGCAGGGCCGGCGGGTGCTGCTCGACCTGTACGGCACCAACCACCACCCCGGCGTGTGGCCCGAGCCGGAACGGTTCCGCCCGGAGCGTTTCGCCGGCTGGCGCGACGACCCGTTCGGCCTGGTCCCGCAGGGCGGCGGCGACCACTACACCGGCCATCGCTGCGCCGGTGAGTGGATCACGATCGAGCTGATGAAGCGGGCGGTGACGAACCTGACCGGCGCGATGAGCTACCGCGTACCGCCGCAGGACCTGGCGCTCGACCTCGGCTCCATGCCGGCGTTGCCGCCCGCCGGGCTGGTGCTCGACGGGGTGCGCCCGGCCGACGGCGCACGCCCGGCCGGTGGGGTACGCCCGCCGCGCTGA
- a CDS encoding glycosyltransferase, with translation MTRPTAAQPRDEGAASAPVRLPMAYVLPLRAHDDGGLDELTGYLRELSRWVDVVVVDGSAPELFARHAEAWRGLVRHVPPDPALRGRNGKVLGVLTGVALARHEHVVIADDDVRYDRAALCAVHQLLDGVDLVRPQNHFDPLPWHAWWDTGRTLLARVFGGDWPGTLGVRRSTFLAMGGYDPDVLFENLELVRTVRAYGGSTATPAWLYVRRLPPAAAHFLGQRVRQAYDETARPVWLLAALAVLPATAVALATRRPGLLLRAGLATVAVAELGRRRAGGARVFPAHTSLAAPAWVLERGLCAWLAVGRRLRGGVPYAGARLRTAAHPTGVLRRRMTRRRPDDLVLWVETGALPPPLRAEV, from the coding sequence ATGACCCGACCGACCGCCGCGCAGCCACGCGACGAGGGCGCCGCGTCCGCGCCGGTCCGGCTGCCGATGGCGTACGTCCTGCCGCTGCGCGCCCACGACGACGGCGGCCTGGACGAGCTGACCGGGTACCTGCGCGAGCTGAGCCGGTGGGTCGACGTGGTGGTGGTCGACGGATCGGCGCCGGAGCTGTTCGCCCGGCACGCCGAAGCCTGGCGCGGGCTGGTCCGGCACGTGCCGCCGGACCCGGCGCTGCGCGGGCGCAACGGCAAGGTGCTCGGCGTGCTCACCGGCGTCGCGCTGGCCCGGCACGAGCACGTGGTGATCGCCGACGACGACGTCCGGTACGACCGGGCGGCCCTGTGCGCGGTGCACCAGCTGCTGGACGGGGTGGACCTGGTCCGGCCGCAGAACCACTTCGACCCGCTGCCCTGGCACGCCTGGTGGGACACCGGCCGGACGCTGCTGGCCCGCGTGTTCGGCGGGGACTGGCCGGGCACGCTCGGGGTGCGGCGGAGCACGTTCCTGGCGATGGGCGGCTACGACCCCGACGTGCTCTTCGAGAACCTGGAGCTGGTCCGCACCGTGCGCGCGTACGGCGGCAGCACCGCCACCCCGGCGTGGCTGTACGTGCGGCGGCTACCGCCCGCCGCCGCGCACTTCCTCGGGCAGCGCGTCCGCCAGGCGTACGACGAGACGGCCCGGCCGGTGTGGCTGCTCGCCGCGCTGGCGGTGCTGCCGGCGACGGCTGTCGCGCTCGCCACCCGCCGGCCCGGGCTGCTGCTGCGCGCCGGACTGGCGACCGTGGCAGTGGCGGAGCTGGGCCGGCGACGGGCCGGCGGCGCCCGGGTCTTCCCGGCGCACACCAGCCTGGCGGCTCCCGCCTGGGTGCTGGAACGCGGCCTGTGCGCCTGGCTGGCGGTGGGCCGGCGGCTGCGCGGCGGGGTGCCCTACGCGGGCGCCCGGCTGCGGACGGCGGCCCACCCCACAGGTGTCCTGCGCCGGCGGATGACGCGGCGCCGCCCCGACGATCTGGTGCTCTGGGTGGAGACCGGGGCGCTGCCCCCACCGTTGCGCGCCGAGGTGTAA
- a CDS encoding DUF3618 domain-containing protein — MSTDPEQIRREIEATRNNLSSDVDALAYKVSPSRIVDDRKQRVRSALTNVKDKVMGTASDLGHSTGHAAHSVGDHASSMASSVGDKAQSAAATVSDAAHRAPQVVRRKSEGNPIAAGVIAFGVGMLVSSLIPATRREQQVAAQVKEKAAEHGGVVKEKLGEVAGELKEELREPAQHAAESVKATAQDAAHTVKDDGRAAAHDVRHSAEQVRS, encoded by the coding sequence ATGAGCACCGATCCCGAGCAGATCCGCCGCGAGATCGAAGCCACCCGCAACAACCTCAGCTCGGACGTGGACGCCCTGGCGTACAAGGTCAGCCCGAGCCGCATCGTCGACGACCGCAAGCAGCGTGTGCGCAGCGCGCTGACGAACGTGAAGGACAAGGTGATGGGAACCGCTTCGGACCTCGGCCACAGCACCGGCCACGCCGCCCACTCGGTGGGCGACCACGCCTCCTCGATGGCCTCCTCCGTGGGCGACAAGGCGCAGTCCGCCGCCGCCACGGTGAGCGACGCCGCCCACCGGGCGCCGCAGGTGGTGCGGCGCAAGTCCGAGGGCAACCCGATCGCCGCCGGCGTGATCGCCTTCGGCGTCGGCATGCTGGTCTCCTCGCTGATCCCGGCCACCCGCCGTGAGCAGCAGGTCGCCGCGCAGGTCAAGGAGAAGGCCGCCGAGCACGGCGGGGTGGTGAAGGAGAAGCTGGGCGAGGTCGCCGGTGAGCTGAAGGAGGAGCTGCGCGAGCCGGCGCAGCACGCCGCCGAGTCGGTGAAGGCCACCGCGCAGGACGCCGCGCACACCGTCAAGGACGACGGCCGCGCCGCCGCCCACGACGTCCGGCACAGCGCCGAGCAGGTGCGGTCCTGA
- a CDS encoding phage holin family protein encodes MTVPTQDPGYQAAGAPPHADEVRGSSLGDLMRQVTTDLSTLMRQEVELAKAEIRQEGKKAGKAAGLFGGAGFGGYMVALFVSIAIWQFLDNVMDSGLAALIVAVIWAAVAAVLYSMGKKNAERIRGLKQTNDSVQRIPDALKPHPEGVIR; translated from the coding sequence ATGACCGTACCCACGCAGGACCCCGGCTATCAGGCGGCGGGTGCCCCGCCCCACGCCGACGAGGTGCGCGGCAGCTCGCTCGGCGACCTGATGCGCCAGGTCACCACCGACCTGTCCACGCTGATGCGCCAGGAGGTCGAGCTGGCCAAGGCGGAGATCCGCCAGGAGGGCAAGAAGGCGGGCAAGGCCGCCGGACTGTTCGGCGGCGCCGGCTTCGGCGGCTACATGGTGGCGCTCTTCGTCTCGATCGCGATCTGGCAGTTCCTCGACAACGTCATGGACTCCGGGCTGGCCGCGCTGATCGTGGCCGTCATCTGGGCCGCTGTCGCGGCGGTCCTGTACTCGATGGGCAAGAAGAACGCCGAGCGGATCCGCGGCCTGAAGCAGACCAACGACAGCGTGCAGCGCATCCCCGACGCGCTCAAGCCGCACCCGGAGGGAGTCATCCGATGA
- a CDS encoding DUF4383 domain-containing protein, whose product MREHAPARPAVQKVALAAAALFALIGVLGFVPGITTHYGEMTFAGHHSEAKLLGVFQVSVLHNLVHLLFGLVGLVMARRLAGARVFLAVGGALYLVLWLYGFAIDRDTSVNFVPVNDADNWLHLALGFGMLAAGLLLNNNLGTGTRVEAPFDRP is encoded by the coding sequence CTGCGCGAACACGCGCCCGCCCGGCCTGCGGTGCAGAAGGTAGCCCTCGCGGCGGCGGCTCTCTTCGCGCTGATCGGCGTGCTCGGCTTCGTGCCCGGCATCACCACGCACTACGGCGAGATGACGTTCGCCGGGCACCACTCCGAGGCGAAGCTTCTCGGGGTGTTCCAGGTCTCGGTGCTGCACAACCTGGTGCACCTGCTGTTCGGGCTGGTCGGTCTGGTGATGGCCCGGCGGCTGGCCGGGGCACGGGTGTTCCTGGCCGTCGGCGGCGCGCTCTACCTGGTGCTGTGGCTGTACGGCTTCGCCATCGACCGGGACACGTCGGTCAACTTCGTACCGGTGAACGACGCCGACAACTGGCTGCACCTGGCCCTCGGTTTCGGCATGCTCGCCGCCGGCCTGCTGCTGAACAACAACCTCGGCACCGGCACCCGGGTGGAGGCCCCCTTCGACCGCCCCTGA
- a CDS encoding DUF6766 family protein, which yields MPRWLRDNMLSVAMLGAFLVFLLLQSVFGWQVHNEELSRYGAEPLSWWAYLGTGHFAEAVFENWESEFLQMGGYVLLTAYLVQKGSAESKPEDQTDRPEDDRDHARPDSPWPVRAGGLPLVVYRNSLAVALLMIFGGAFLGHLFGGVAAYNQEQALESGAAPISAWQFLGTSDFWFQSMQNWQSEFLAVGVLILLSIVLRQHASPESKPVTAPHAQTSA from the coding sequence ATGCCACGGTGGTTGCGCGACAACATGCTCTCGGTCGCCATGCTCGGCGCGTTCCTGGTCTTCCTGCTGCTCCAGAGCGTGTTCGGCTGGCAGGTGCACAACGAGGAGCTGAGCCGGTACGGCGCCGAGCCGCTGAGCTGGTGGGCCTATCTCGGCACCGGGCACTTCGCCGAGGCGGTGTTCGAGAACTGGGAGTCGGAGTTCCTCCAGATGGGCGGCTACGTGCTGCTCACCGCGTACCTGGTGCAGAAGGGCTCGGCCGAGTCGAAGCCGGAGGACCAGACGGACCGCCCGGAGGACGACCGCGACCACGCCCGCCCCGATTCACCGTGGCCGGTACGCGCCGGCGGGCTGCCGCTCGTGGTCTACCGCAACAGCCTCGCCGTCGCGCTTCTGATGATCTTCGGGGGCGCGTTCCTGGGGCACCTGTTCGGCGGCGTGGCCGCCTACAACCAGGAGCAGGCGCTGGAGAGCGGCGCCGCCCCGATCAGCGCGTGGCAGTTCCTCGGCACCAGCGACTTCTGGTTCCAGTCGATGCAGAACTGGCAGAGCGAGTTCCTCGCCGTGGGCGTGCTGATCCTGCTCAGCATCGTGCTGCGCCAGCACGCCAGCCCCGAGTCGAAGCCGGTCACCGCGCCGCACGCGCAGACGAGCGCCTGA
- a CDS encoding GNAT family N-acetyltransferase: protein MLIESRPSTDPEIAALVVAQQRELRDADGGLDGQVTVVHTDIHYLAAVVGGRAVGCGGLQALDADTGELKRMYVRPAYRGRGIARQLLVALEELAFQQGHRTVCLETGTYLPAAIGLYRSSGYEPIPVYGEYVDNPYSVCFAKRLPVAA, encoded by the coding sequence ATGTTGATCGAGTCCCGTCCCTCCACCGATCCGGAGATCGCCGCGCTCGTCGTCGCCCAGCAGCGTGAGCTGCGCGACGCGGACGGCGGGCTGGACGGGCAGGTCACAGTCGTGCACACCGACATCCACTACCTGGCCGCCGTGGTGGGCGGCCGGGCGGTCGGCTGCGGCGGCCTCCAGGCGCTCGACGCCGACACCGGCGAGCTGAAGCGGATGTACGTACGGCCGGCGTACCGGGGGCGGGGCATCGCCCGGCAGTTGCTCGTGGCGCTGGAGGAGCTGGCGTTCCAGCAGGGGCACCGCACTGTGTGCCTGGAGACGGGCACCTACCTGCCGGCCGCGATCGGGCTCTACCGGTCCAGCGGTTACGAGCCGATCCCGGTCTACGGCGAGTACGTGGACAACCCGTACAGCGTCTGCTTCGCCAAGCGGCTGCCGGTGGCGGCCTGA
- the obgE gene encoding GTPase ObgE, with amino-acid sequence MTTFVDRVVLHMQAGDGGHGCVSIHREKFKPFGGPDGGNGGHGGSVSLVVDPQVTTLLDFHFRPHLKAENGKGGAGSNRDGANGRDLVIKVPNGTVVQSLDGEVLADLVGVGTTFEAARGGRGGRGNASLANARRKAPGFAELGEPGDRLDVVLELKSVADVGLVGFPSAGKSSLISVISAAKPKIADYPFTTLVPNLGVVRVDNHTFTVADVPGLIPGAASGKGLGLEFLRHVERCAVLVHVIDTATLEPGRDPLADIDAIESELSQYGGLADRPRLVALNKVDVPDGKDLADIVRPDLEARGLRVFDVSAATREGLRELTYAMAELVDQGRRAAPPAEPTRIVIRPKAVDDAGFTIEAEPDGSYTVRGSRPERWVKQTNFDNDEAVGYLADRLARLGVEEKLAKAGAQAGDLVRIGDREFDWQPTLYAGVDFVPGNRGTDVRLEEKSNRPSASDRLAARKARRVRPEDEVEAAPAAEADAE; translated from the coding sequence GTGACGACGTTCGTTGACCGGGTCGTCCTGCACATGCAGGCCGGCGACGGCGGGCACGGCTGTGTCTCGATCCACCGGGAGAAGTTCAAGCCGTTCGGCGGGCCGGACGGCGGCAACGGCGGCCACGGCGGCAGCGTGTCGCTGGTGGTCGACCCGCAGGTCACCACGCTGCTCGACTTCCACTTCCGGCCGCACCTGAAGGCCGAGAACGGCAAGGGCGGCGCCGGCTCGAACCGGGACGGCGCCAACGGCCGTGACCTGGTCATCAAGGTGCCGAACGGCACCGTCGTGCAGAGCCTCGACGGCGAGGTGCTGGCCGACCTGGTCGGCGTCGGCACCACGTTCGAGGCGGCCCGGGGCGGCCGGGGCGGGCGCGGCAACGCCTCGCTGGCGAACGCCCGCCGCAAGGCGCCGGGCTTCGCCGAGCTGGGTGAGCCCGGCGACCGGCTGGACGTCGTGCTGGAGCTCAAGAGCGTCGCCGACGTGGGCCTGGTCGGCTTCCCGTCGGCGGGCAAGTCGTCGCTGATCTCGGTGATCTCCGCGGCCAAGCCGAAGATCGCCGACTACCCCTTCACCACGCTGGTGCCCAACCTGGGCGTGGTGCGGGTGGACAACCACACCTTCACCGTCGCCGACGTGCCGGGCCTGATCCCGGGCGCGGCCAGCGGCAAGGGCCTGGGCCTGGAGTTCCTCCGCCACGTCGAGCGCTGCGCCGTGCTGGTGCACGTGATCGACACCGCGACGCTGGAGCCCGGCCGCGACCCGCTCGCCGACATCGACGCCATCGAGTCGGAGCTGTCCCAGTACGGCGGCCTGGCCGACCGGCCCCGGCTGGTCGCGCTCAACAAGGTCGACGTGCCGGACGGCAAGGACCTCGCCGACATCGTCCGCCCCGACCTGGAGGCGCGCGGCCTGCGCGTGTTCGACGTCTCGGCCGCCACCCGGGAGGGCCTGCGGGAGCTGACGTACGCGATGGCGGAGCTGGTCGACCAGGGCCGCCGGGCCGCCCCACCGGCCGAGCCGACCCGGATCGTGATCCGCCCGAAGGCGGTCGACGACGCCGGCTTCACCATCGAGGCCGAGCCGGACGGCTCGTACACGGTGCGCGGCAGCCGGCCGGAGCGCTGGGTGAAGCAGACCAACTTCGACAACGACGAGGCAGTGGGTTACCTGGCCGACCGGCTGGCCCGCCTCGGCGTCGAGGAGAAGCTCGCGAAGGCCGGCGCGCAGGCCGGTGACCTGGTGCGCATCGGCGACCGGGAGTTCGACTGGCAGCCGACGCTCTACGCCGGTGTCGACTTCGTGCCCGGTAACCGGGGCACCGACGTACGGCTGGAGGAGAAGTCGAACCGTCCGTCGGCGTCCGACCGGCTGGCGGCCCGCAAGGCCCGCCGGGTCCGGCCGGAGGACGAGGTCGAGGCCGCGCCCGCGGCGGAAGCGGACGCCGAGTAG
- the rpmA gene encoding 50S ribosomal protein L27, with product MAHKKGASSSRNGRDSAAQRLGVKRFGGQVVSAGEILIRQRGTKFHPGDLVGRGGDDTLFALAAGSVQFGTKRGRKTVSIVPQQ from the coding sequence ATGGCTCACAAAAAGGGTGCGTCCAGCTCGCGTAACGGCCGTGACTCCGCGGCCCAGCGGCTCGGCGTGAAGCGCTTCGGTGGTCAGGTCGTCAGCGCGGGTGAGATCCTCATCCGTCAGCGTGGCACCAAGTTCCACCCCGGTGACCTGGTCGGCCGTGGCGGCGACGACACGCTGTTCGCGCTGGCCGCCGGCTCGGTGCAGTTCGGCACCAAGCGCGGTCGCAAGACCGTCAGCATCGTGCCTCAGCAGTAG
- the rplU gene encoding 50S ribosomal protein L21 — MYAIVKTGGKQYKVAEGDVIEVEKLAGAPGDAVKLTAVLLVDGDDLVTEAAKLAKVAVSGEIAAHTKGPKIRIHKFKNKTGYHKRQGHRQPLTQVKVTGISSGK; from the coding sequence ATGTACGCGATCGTCAAGACCGGCGGCAAGCAGTACAAGGTCGCCGAGGGCGACGTGATCGAGGTCGAGAAGCTCGCCGGTGCCCCCGGCGACGCGGTGAAGCTCACCGCGGTGCTCCTCGTCGACGGTGACGACCTGGTGACCGAAGCGGCGAAGCTCGCCAAGGTCGCGGTGTCCGGCGAGATCGCCGCGCACACCAAGGGCCCGAAGATCCGGATCCACAAGTTCAAGAACAAGACCGGCTACCACAAGCGCCAGGGTCACCGCCAGCCGCTGACCCAGGTCAAGGTGACCGGCATCTCCAGCGGGAAGTAG